The Bradyrhizobium sp. B097 genome contains the following window.
AGAACAACGCCTCGTTCTACGGCGCGCAGATGAGCGCGATGGACAGCGCGACGCGCAACGCCGGCGAGATGATCCGCAAGCAAACCCTGATTTACAACCGGACCCGTCAGGCCCAGATCACGAAGGAGCTGATTGAAATCATCTCCGGCGCTGAGGCGGTCTAAGACAGATTTCGAAGGAGAACAGTCCATGGCTACAGCAGCCAACCAGATCGGTCGCGTCACCCAGGTCACGGGCGCCGTGGTCGACGTGCAGTTCGAAGGCCACCTCCCGGCGATTCTGAATGCGCTCGAGACCAAGAACGGCGGCAACCGCCTGGTGCTCGAAGTCGCCCAGCATCTCGGTGAATCGACCGTCCGCACCATCGCGATGGATATCACCGAAGGTCTGGTGCGCGGCCAGGAAGTCACCGACACCGGTGAGCCGATCCGGGTGCCGGTCGGCGAAGGCACGCTCGGCCGCATCATCAACGTCATCGGCGAGCCGATCGACGAAGCCGGCCCGATCAAGTCCGAAGGCCTGCGCGCCATCCACCAGGAAGCGCCGAGCTACACCGACCAGTCGACCGAAGCCGAAATTCTCGTCACCGGCATCAAGGTCGTCGACCTTCTCGCTCCGTACGCCAAGGGCGGCAAGATCGGCCTGTTCGGCGGCGCCGGCGTCGGCAAGACCGTGCTGATTCAGGAACTGATCAACAACGTCGCGAAGGCGCACGGTGGTTACTCCGTGTTCGCCGGCGTCGGCGAGCGGACCCGTGAAGGCAACGACCTCTATCACGAGTTCATCGAATCGAAGGTCAACGCCGATCCGCACAATCCGGATCCGAGCGTGAAGTCGAAGTGCGCGCTGGTGTTCGGCCAGATGAACGAACCGCCGGGCGCCCGCGCCCGCGTCGGTCTGACCGGTCTGACGGTCGCCGAGCACTTCCGCGACCAGGGCCAGGACGTGCTGTTCTTCGTCGACAACATCTTCCGCTTCACCCAGGCGGGTTCGGAAGTGTCGGCGCTGCTCGGCCGTATTCCTTCGGCGGTGGGTTATCAGCCGACGCTCGCGACCGACATGGGCGCGCTGCAGGAGCGCATCACCACCACCCAGAAGGGCTCGATCACCTCGGTGCAGGCGATCTACGTGCCGGCCGACGACTTGACCGACCCGGCGCCCGCGACCTCGTTCGCGCACTTGGACGCCA
Protein-coding sequences here:
- the atpD gene encoding F0F1 ATP synthase subunit beta — encoded protein: MATAANQIGRVTQVTGAVVDVQFEGHLPAILNALETKNGGNRLVLEVAQHLGESTVRTIAMDITEGLVRGQEVTDTGEPIRVPVGEGTLGRIINVIGEPIDEAGPIKSEGLRAIHQEAPSYTDQSTEAEILVTGIKVVDLLAPYAKGGKIGLFGGAGVGKTVLIQELINNVAKAHGGYSVFAGVGERTREGNDLYHEFIESKVNADPHNPDPSVKSKCALVFGQMNEPPGARARVGLTGLTVAEHFRDQGQDVLFFVDNIFRFTQAGSEVSALLGRIPSAVGYQPTLATDMGALQERITTTQKGSITSVQAIYVPADDLTDPAPATSFAHLDATTVLSRAISEKGIYPAVDPLDSTSRMLSALVVGEEHYNTARMVQQILQRYKSLQDIIAILGMDELSEEDKLTVARARKVERFLSQPFHVAEVFTGSPGKFVDLADTIKGFRDLCQGKYDHLPEAAFYMVGTIEEAVEKGKKLAAEAA